One segment of Variovorax sp. J2L1-78 DNA contains the following:
- a CDS encoding ABC transporter permease, producing the protein MTASPQRALATTVLAFVGLALVWEACVHAFAPSPRYLPALSAIALDAWSVWPQLIRSFGRTLLETVLGFALGALFGCACGTVFTYSRWMERSVFPLFVVSQTVPVVAFGALIVIWFGNSLLAKVMTAFFLTFFPVTVNTLRGLKSCDPQRVALMKSFGASGLVMFFKLAVPSALPQIMVGLRVAIGLSLIGSVVGEWFGETVGLGVMLMEAMNADLVVRLWVVMFACGLMGALLYGALTFVERRLVWWRSES; encoded by the coding sequence GTGACGGCCTCGCCCCAGCGTGCGCTCGCCACGACGGTGCTGGCCTTCGTCGGCCTCGCGTTGGTGTGGGAGGCGTGCGTGCACGCCTTCGCGCCATCGCCGCGCTATCTGCCGGCGCTCAGCGCCATCGCGCTGGACGCGTGGTCGGTCTGGCCGCAACTCATACGCAGCTTCGGCCGCACGCTGCTCGAGACGGTGCTCGGCTTCGCGCTGGGCGCGCTTTTCGGCTGTGCCTGCGGCACCGTCTTCACCTACTCGCGCTGGATGGAGCGCTCGGTGTTCCCGCTCTTCGTGGTGTCGCAGACGGTGCCCGTGGTGGCCTTCGGCGCGCTCATCGTCATCTGGTTCGGCAACTCGCTGCTGGCCAAGGTCATGACGGCCTTCTTCCTCACCTTCTTCCCCGTCACGGTGAACACCCTGCGCGGCCTCAAGTCCTGCGACCCGCAGCGCGTGGCACTGATGAAGAGCTTCGGCGCGAGCGGGTTGGTGATGTTCTTCAAGCTGGCGGTGCCTTCGGCGCTGCCGCAGATCATGGTGGGCCTGCGCGTGGCCATCGGGCTGAGCCTGATCGGCTCGGTGGTGGGCGAGTGGTTCGGCGAGACCGTGGGCCTCGGCGTGATGCTGATGGAAGCCATGAACGCCGACCTGGTGGTGCGCCTCTGGGTCGTGATGTTCGCCTGCGGGCTGATGGGTGCGCTGCTCTACGGGGCGCTCACCTTCGTGGAAAGGAGGCTCGTATGGTGGCGCAGCGAAAGCTGA
- a CDS encoding ABC transporter permease, whose amino-acid sequence MVAQRKLMTQRVVPVLLSIVVLLVVWEGAIALFKIPPFVLPSLHSIVRHAYGDTGRLSVALLATLGEALGGYALGNLLGLLLAVLLLLAPPLERLVMPLAVAVNAVPTVAYAPLFLIWFGLGASSKVALVALAVGFTMLVNALHGLKQADLSAVNLMRSFGAGPLKIVWRLRLPVAMPSVVTALRIGVPRSMIVAIVGEMLGAYAGLGRMIYESTQQVDLLSVWAAVLVASVASMVFYGVLVWVDQKLVWWR is encoded by the coding sequence ATGGTGGCGCAGCGAAAGCTGATGACGCAGCGCGTGGTGCCGGTGCTGCTGAGCATCGTGGTGCTGCTCGTGGTGTGGGAAGGCGCGATCGCGCTGTTCAAGATCCCGCCTTTCGTGCTGCCGAGCCTCCACTCGATCGTGCGTCATGCCTATGGCGACACCGGCCGTCTTTCGGTGGCGCTCCTGGCCACGCTGGGCGAGGCGCTGGGTGGCTATGCGCTGGGCAACCTGCTCGGCCTGCTGCTGGCGGTGCTGTTGCTGCTCGCGCCGCCGCTGGAGCGCTTGGTGATGCCGCTGGCGGTGGCGGTGAATGCCGTGCCGACGGTGGCCTACGCGCCGCTCTTCCTGATCTGGTTCGGCCTGGGGGCGAGCTCGAAGGTGGCGCTGGTGGCGCTCGCCGTCGGCTTCACCATGCTCGTGAACGCGCTGCACGGCCTGAAGCAGGCCGACCTGTCGGCGGTGAACCTCATGCGCAGCTTCGGCGCGGGGCCGCTGAAGATCGTGTGGCGCCTGCGGCTGCCGGTGGCGATGCCCTCGGTGGTCACGGCGCTGCGCATCGGCGTGCCGCGCAGCATGATCGTCGCGATCGTCGGCGAGATGCTCGGCGCCTACGCCGGGCTCGGCCGGATGATCTACGAATCGACCCAGCAGGTCGACCTGCTGAGCGTGTGGGCGGCGGTGCTGGTCGCCTCGGTGGCGAGCATGGTGTTCTACGGTGTGCTGGTGTGGGTCGACCAGAAACTGGTGTGGTGGCGCTGA
- a CDS encoding class II aldolase/adducin family protein produces the protein MKTNPAAYPDTEAELRVQLAACYRLVAHFGMDDLIYNHISARVPGPEHHFLINPYGLLFSEVTASSLVKIDLDGRKVDATDAEVNQAGFVIHSAIHAGRPDALCVLHTHSDAGTAIAAMPNGLAPLSQFAMRYQGHTAFHDYEGVALETGERERLVRDLGAHNTLVLRNHGILTVGRTIPEAFILMYYFEKAAKVQLLAQGGLAPGESLVYPRPEVSALAARQFTEFAGDIRPPGTREWPAFLRMLERTQPDYRL, from the coding sequence ATGAAGACGAATCCCGCGGCCTACCCCGACACCGAAGCCGAACTGCGCGTGCAGCTTGCCGCCTGCTACCGGCTGGTGGCGCACTTCGGCATGGACGACCTCATCTACAACCACATCTCGGCACGTGTGCCGGGGCCGGAGCACCACTTCCTCATCAACCCCTACGGGCTGCTGTTCTCGGAAGTGACGGCGTCGTCGCTGGTGAAGATCGACCTCGACGGCCGCAAGGTCGATGCCACCGACGCCGAGGTCAACCAGGCCGGCTTCGTGATCCACAGCGCCATCCATGCGGGGCGGCCCGACGCGCTGTGCGTGCTGCACACCCATTCCGACGCCGGCACTGCCATCGCCGCGATGCCGAACGGCCTGGCACCGCTGAGCCAGTTCGCGATGCGCTACCAGGGGCACACCGCCTTCCACGACTACGAGGGCGTGGCGCTGGAAACCGGCGAGCGCGAGCGGCTGGTGCGCGACCTGGGGGCGCACAACACCCTGGTGCTGCGCAACCACGGCATCCTGACCGTGGGTCGGACGATCCCCGAGGCCTTCATCCTCATGTACTACTTCGAGAAGGCGGCCAAGGTGCAACTGCTCGCCCAGGGCGGCCTCGCGCCCGGTGAATCGCTGGTCTATCCGCGGCCCGAAGTGAGTGCGCTGGCGGCGCGCCAGTTCACCGAATTCGCCGGCGACATCCGGCCGCCCGGCACGCGCGAATGGCCCGCCTTCCTGCGCATGCTCGAGCGCACGCAACCCGACTACCGGCTCTGA
- a CDS encoding TauD/TfdA dioxygenase family protein has translation MQLENLTSFIGTEVKGIDLRQPVSDEDFAVLRDALNQRSLLLFRGQSINESQHVAFSRRFGSLLGHVLTQFLKKEHPEVYVLSNVSENGKPIGNHKEGWNWHSDLSYKAEPSMGALLYALEVPPVEGDTFFASMHAAYEALDDDMKARIRHMTATHSYANYYGKAFADRNPLTPEQLAATPDVVHPLVRTHPETGRLSLYVGEDVVKKIDGLPADESTALLAELNAHAISPEFSYRHKWLAGDLLVWDNRCTMHRATPYDDNMYRRVMHRTTVAGDRPF, from the coding sequence ATGCAACTCGAGAACCTCACCTCCTTCATCGGCACCGAAGTCAAAGGCATCGACCTGCGCCAGCCCGTGAGCGACGAAGACTTTGCCGTGCTGCGCGATGCGCTCAACCAGCGTTCGCTGCTGCTGTTTCGCGGCCAAAGCATCAATGAATCGCAGCACGTGGCTTTCTCGCGCCGATTCGGGTCGCTGCTGGGCCATGTGCTCACGCAGTTCCTGAAGAAGGAGCACCCGGAGGTGTACGTGCTGTCGAACGTGTCGGAGAACGGCAAGCCCATCGGCAACCACAAGGAAGGCTGGAACTGGCATTCCGACCTCTCGTACAAGGCCGAGCCCTCGATGGGCGCGCTGCTGTACGCACTGGAAGTGCCGCCGGTCGAAGGCGACACCTTCTTCGCGTCGATGCACGCCGCCTACGAGGCGCTCGACGACGACATGAAGGCCCGCATCCGCCACATGACCGCCACGCACAGCTACGCCAACTACTACGGCAAGGCCTTCGCCGACCGCAACCCGCTCACGCCCGAGCAACTGGCCGCCACGCCCGACGTGGTGCACCCGCTGGTGCGCACGCACCCCGAGACGGGGCGCCTGTCGCTCTACGTGGGCGAGGATGTGGTCAAGAAGATCGACGGGCTGCCCGCCGACGAAAGCACCGCGCTGCTCGCCGAGCTCAACGCGCACGCCATCTCGCCCGAATTCAGCTACCGCCACAAGTGGCTCGCGGGCGACCTGCTGGTGTGGGACAACCGCTGCACCATGCACCGCGCCACGCCGTACGACGACAACATGTACCGCCGCGTGATGCACCGCACCACCGTGGCCGGCGACCGGCCGTTCTGA
- a CDS encoding GntR family transcriptional regulator — protein sequence MESNPPDMAEPSALRERQRGKGATLSDELKDTLEDLIVSGVMKPGARLDEAELAERFKVSRTPVREALKALAATGLVDLRSRQGGVCVARISLPMLIEMFQMMAVMEGLCAKFAARRATEAQKQRLNSLHEDLTRILASGDHSRFYDVNQDFHDALYEASNTQYLADQTRALRKRVRVYRRYVTFQPGRMNATIGEHGAILEAITRNDPKAAFSAAIDHVSLLEDDIVDLVAALTEQDTGAA from the coding sequence ATGGAGTCCAACCCACCCGACATGGCGGAGCCCTCGGCACTGCGCGAGCGCCAGCGCGGCAAGGGCGCCACGCTCTCCGACGAACTCAAGGACACGCTCGAAGACCTGATCGTCAGCGGCGTGATGAAGCCCGGCGCGCGGCTCGACGAAGCCGAGCTGGCGGAGCGCTTCAAGGTGTCTCGCACGCCGGTGCGCGAAGCGCTCAAGGCGCTGGCCGCCACCGGCCTGGTCGACCTGCGCAGCCGCCAGGGCGGCGTGTGCGTGGCGCGCATCTCGCTGCCGATGCTCATCGAGATGTTCCAGATGATGGCCGTGATGGAGGGCCTGTGCGCCAAGTTCGCGGCGCGCCGCGCCACCGAGGCGCAGAAGCAGCGCCTGAACAGCCTGCACGAAGACCTGACCCGCATCCTCGCCTCCGGTGACCACTCGCGCTTCTACGACGTGAACCAGGATTTCCACGACGCGCTGTACGAAGCCTCGAACACCCAGTACCTGGCCGACCAGACGCGTGCGCTGCGCAAGCGCGTGCGCGTGTACCGCCGCTACGTCACCTTCCAGCCCGGCCGCATGAACGCGACCATCGGCGAGCACGGCGCCATCCTCGAAGCCATCACGCGCAACGACCCGAAGGCCGCGTTCAGCGCCGCCATCGACCACGTGAGCCTGCTCGAGGACGACATCGTCGACCTGGTCGCCGCGCTGACCGAACAGGACACCGGCGCCGCGTGA